One window of the Candidatus Jettenia sp. genome contains the following:
- the eboE gene encoding metabolite traffic protein EboE, with amino-acid sequence MKLGNGNHVMYGLNIHPAEHLDEIFAAIKNYALRVKAKVCPDKDFGLGLRLSQKAAYELLVRLEEFRTFLHDNKLYVVTINGFPFGPFHGTRIKENVYLPDWSSEMRVDYTINLAKILADILPEGEIGTISTVPFHYGKKEKALAASNLLKFVIFLKELEEKTGRHIILCLEPEPDCYLDLLGSTIEFFEKIFKIEDSARRYLGVCLDCCHVVVEFESPLFWLEKLVQFGISVAKIQISSAIRAVAPDDPQRIFMPFTDKEYLHQVRILSKEGILRFKDLPDALNRAFQGEWRVHFHVPLLWSGYEISSTTDLIEDNFFRQIMIMGKRHIEIETYSYMVLPGVKLPVIDSIASELDWLKEKFDTIKYSATVNKSEKQA; translated from the coding sequence ATGAAATTAGGAAACGGTAATCATGTCATGTATGGCCTCAATATTCATCCTGCTGAGCATCTGGATGAAATCTTCGCGGCAATAAAAAATTATGCCCTGAGGGTAAAGGCAAAGGTTTGTCCTGATAAGGATTTTGGGTTAGGACTGAGACTCTCTCAGAAAGCAGCGTATGAACTTCTTGTGAGGCTGGAAGAGTTCCGTACATTTCTTCACGATAATAAGTTATATGTAGTTACCATAAACGGTTTTCCTTTTGGTCCTTTCCACGGAACACGAATAAAAGAAAATGTTTACCTGCCGGATTGGTCGTCTGAGATGCGCGTAGATTATACCATCAATCTTGCTAAAATTCTTGCAGATATTCTGCCAGAAGGTGAAATAGGTACAATATCCACAGTTCCATTCCATTATGGGAAAAAAGAAAAAGCTTTAGCAGCTTCGAATCTGCTGAAATTCGTAATTTTCCTGAAAGAACTGGAGGAAAAAACAGGCAGGCATATCATCTTATGCCTGGAGCCGGAACCTGATTGTTACCTTGATTTGCTGGGGTCTACCATTGAGTTTTTTGAGAAAATCTTTAAGATAGAAGACTCTGCCCGAAGGTATTTAGGGGTCTGCTTAGATTGTTGCCATGTCGTGGTTGAATTTGAATCGCCCTTATTCTGGCTAGAGAAGCTTGTGCAATTTGGCATATCAGTTGCTAAAATTCAGATATCTTCTGCTATCAGAGCAGTAGCTCCCGATGACCCGCAACGGATATTTATGCCCTTTACTGATAAAGAATATCTTCATCAGGTACGTATTCTCTCAAAAGAAGGCATCCTGCGGTTTAAAGATTTACCAGATGCTCTAAACCGGGCTTTTCAAGGAGAATGGAGGGTACATTTCCACGTTCCTTTACTATGGTCAGGGTATGAGATTTCTTCAACGACAGATCTTATAGAAGATAATTTTTTCAGGCAGATAATGATTATGGGAAAAAGACACATAGAAATAGAAACGTACTCCTATATGGTCCTGCCAGGCGTTAAACTCCCTGTCATAGATTCAATTGCATCTGAGTTGGATTGGTTAAAGGAAAAATTTGACACGATAAAATATAGCGCAACGGTAAACAAAAGTGAAAAACAGGCGTAA
- the mgtE gene encoding magnesium transporter codes for MMSVRQDILKRLIEENRYLEVRNKILDMNIVDIAQLLTEFEREKLLILFRILPKEIAAEVFSYIPLELQQYVIESITDGEIKDIVSKLFLDDAVDFLEEMPSNVVKKVLRNTDEEKRKLINQFLKYPEDSTGSVMTIEFVDLRKQMTVKEALNHIKATGIDKKTINNCYVIDNVRRLEGVLSIRKLILSDENTAVGDIMNTDVVSVHTLDDQEKVASLFKRYDFTTLPVVDNENRLVGIVTVDDAVDIIDQENTEDVQKMGGIEPMKEVYLKANAFVLARHRIGWLLILMVSATFTGNIMRSYETVLQSFVVLASFIPMLMDTGGNAGSQSSTLIIRGMALEEISTSDVLKVFFKELKVSCIAGFALASVNFLRLALFEHTDFLISAIVCLSLFFTVILAKIVGGILPIAAKKVHLDPAIMAGPLITTIVDAVALIIYFSTATRLLEI; via the coding sequence ATGATGTCTGTCCGGCAAGATATCCTGAAAAGACTGATCGAGGAAAACAGGTATCTGGAAGTCAGAAATAAAATACTCGATATGAACATTGTGGATATAGCTCAGCTTCTTACGGAATTTGAGAGGGAAAAGCTTCTTATTCTTTTCAGAATACTTCCCAAGGAAATTGCAGCAGAGGTGTTTTCCTATATACCCTTAGAATTACAGCAATACGTTATTGAGTCGATTACAGATGGGGAAATAAAGGATATCGTGAGTAAGCTTTTTTTAGATGATGCGGTAGATTTTCTTGAGGAAATGCCTTCCAATGTGGTAAAGAAAGTTTTAAGGAACACCGATGAGGAAAAGAGAAAATTAATAAACCAGTTCCTCAAGTACCCGGAAGACTCAACCGGTAGTGTTATGACTATCGAATTTGTTGATTTGAGAAAGCAGATGACAGTAAAGGAAGCTCTTAATCATATCAAAGCTACCGGAATAGACAAGAAAACCATCAATAACTGCTATGTCATAGATAATGTCAGAAGGCTTGAGGGTGTGTTGTCTATCAGAAAGCTTATTTTGAGCGATGAGAATACTGCAGTCGGCGACATCATGAATACCGATGTCGTATCTGTTCATACCTTAGACGATCAGGAAAAGGTTGCATCCTTATTTAAAAGATATGACTTTACCACATTGCCAGTGGTTGATAATGAGAACCGGCTTGTAGGTATCGTAACGGTAGATGATGCGGTTGACATAATTGATCAGGAGAATACGGAAGATGTGCAAAAGATGGGAGGGATTGAGCCTATGAAAGAAGTATATTTAAAGGCAAATGCATTTGTGCTTGCCAGGCATAGGATAGGATGGCTTTTAATACTCATGGTCTCCGCCACATTTACAGGAAATATCATGAGAAGCTACGAAACAGTACTGCAGTCATTTGTGGTATTGGCTTCCTTTATTCCCATGCTTATGGATACAGGAGGTAACGCAGGTTCACAATCATCAACCCTTATAATCAGAGGTATGGCCTTAGAGGAAATAAGCACCTCTGATGTGCTAAAGGTATTTTTTAAAGAACTCAAGGTAAGTTGTATTGCAGGTTTTGCATTGGCTTCGGTTAACTTCCTTAGATTGGCTTTGTTTGAACATACAGACTTTCTTATTTCGGCAATTGTATGCCTGAGCCTTTTCTTTACCGTAATACTAGCAAAAATAGTAGGGGGGATATTACCGATTGCGGCAAAGAAGGTTCATCTGGATCCGGCCATTATGGCAGGCCCCCTGATCACTACGATAGTAGATGCAGTAGCTTTAATAATTTATTTTTCAACTGCTACCCGTCTTTTAGAAATATAA
- a CDS encoding 3-dehydroquinate synthase, which produces MGREAASITMRIEQRIKVTFHYTIHFTHNVFHPENCVLKEVLEDPQSKVMVFLDSGVVASWPGIEHRIENWFRIHTRCADRVSPAVVLDGGERCKNDFKHYKDIAYALRLNKLDRHSYIVIVGGGAVLDAVGFIASISQRGIRHIRVPTTVLSQNDSGVGVKNGINFFGVKNYFGTFTPPYAVINDFDFLKTLDTRDWLSGVSEAFKVAIIKDRSFLEYLVSKSKELFRHDAEVMERLIIRCVQLHTDHIALGNDPFENGSSRPLDFGHWSGHYLEAMSRYELRHGEAVALGIVLDMTIAKNRGLVNKDEYDFVYYGLKDCGLPLWHPLLEKRENGKFLNIYHGLEEFRQHLGGKLTLIMPDHLGSSCQINSISHDEIEQAVKKMKEIYDVCPARYPEKTDRGKQVSGSQK; this is translated from the coding sequence TTGGGAAGAGAAGCTGCATCCATTACCATGCGAATAGAGCAACGAATAAAAGTTACTTTTCATTATACCATACATTTTACCCATAATGTATTTCACCCTGAAAATTGCGTATTAAAAGAAGTATTGGAAGATCCACAATCAAAAGTTATGGTTTTTCTTGATTCAGGAGTTGTCGCTTCCTGGCCTGGCATAGAGCATCGTATCGAGAATTGGTTTCGTATCCATACAAGGTGTGCAGATAGAGTTTCTCCCGCCGTTGTTCTGGATGGGGGAGAACGATGTAAAAATGATTTTAAACACTATAAGGATATAGCATATGCCTTACGGCTGAATAAACTGGATCGCCATTCTTATATAGTTATCGTTGGAGGTGGTGCAGTGCTTGATGCCGTGGGATTTATTGCCTCTATCAGTCAAAGGGGAATACGTCATATACGAGTACCAACGACAGTACTCTCACAGAATGATTCCGGTGTTGGCGTAAAGAACGGTATCAACTTTTTTGGAGTAAAGAATTATTTTGGCACCTTTACACCACCCTACGCAGTGATTAATGATTTTGATTTTTTAAAAACCCTGGATACAAGGGACTGGCTTTCTGGTGTATCAGAAGCTTTCAAGGTTGCTATTATTAAAGATCGTTCGTTTTTAGAATATCTGGTAAGCAAGTCCAAAGAATTGTTTCGGCATGATGCAGAGGTAATGGAAAGGTTGATCATACGTTGTGTCCAGCTTCATACAGACCATATAGCTTTAGGAAATGATCCCTTTGAGAACGGATCTTCTCGGCCATTAGATTTTGGACATTGGAGTGGTCATTATCTTGAGGCAATGAGCAGGTATGAGCTTCGTCATGGAGAAGCAGTGGCGCTTGGTATTGTGCTTGATATGACTATTGCTAAAAATCGTGGTCTCGTTAATAAAGATGAGTATGACTTTGTTTATTATGGTCTTAAGGATTGTGGTTTGCCGTTATGGCATCCTCTTCTTGAGAAAAGAGAGAATGGTAAATTCCTCAATATTTATCATGGACTCGAGGAATTCCGGCAACATCTGGGTGGAAAGCTTACCTTAATTATGCCTGACCATCTTGGCAGTAGTTGCCAGATTAATAGTATTTCACATGATGAGATAGAACAGGCTGTGAAGAAAATGAAGGAGATTTATGATGTCTGTCCGGCAAGATATCCTGAAAAGACTGATCGAGGAAAACAGGTATCTGGAAGTCAGAAATAA
- a CDS encoding alkaline phosphatase family protein, translated as MEQKILLLQIAGLGYNFLRNNVNGQKLYDLDIKPMQGVFPGLTCVVQATMRTASLPAQHGIVGNGFFFKDQWKPLFWEQSVRLIQRPLIWENFRSHGGRVAQMFIQQSLGPGSDIFLSPAPIHKHRGGIIMNCISEPSHISVRLEKELKGAFPLHHYWGPFASKRSSRWIVKAIMNVMGNERPDLLYAYLPHLDYVLQRSGPDSTVSKKAFIEVYSLIGELLRAAQKEKYRVILFGDYPVTPANTVVFPNIVLKKAGLLKTRSVQGMQYPDFYTSAAFSVVDHQVAHVYVFNQNLIEEVRSLLTKMPYIDTILDGTTKAEAGVSHTRSGELILVAKRGAWFDYRWWTEVKEAPEYAFYVDIHNKPGYDPCELFWGWPPFISQNPSRIKGTHGRVDENEPIFYASDRELPGNPVTLMDLSLSIKSLLDVRVNWEEKLHPLPCE; from the coding sequence ATGGAACAGAAAATTCTCTTACTTCAAATAGCAGGGCTTGGATATAACTTTTTAAGAAATAATGTAAACGGTCAGAAGCTGTACGATCTTGATATTAAACCGATGCAGGGAGTATTCCCCGGATTAACCTGTGTGGTTCAGGCTACTATGCGTACTGCCTCTCTTCCTGCACAGCACGGTATTGTAGGAAATGGATTTTTCTTTAAGGATCAATGGAAGCCATTGTTCTGGGAACAGAGTGTCCGTCTCATTCAGCGGCCACTTATTTGGGAAAATTTTCGCTCGCATGGTGGAAGAGTTGCTCAGATGTTTATCCAGCAGTCGCTCGGACCAGGCAGTGATATTTTCCTTTCTCCTGCTCCCATTCATAAACACCGCGGTGGCATAATAATGAATTGCATTTCAGAACCTTCACACATTAGTGTACGACTGGAAAAAGAACTAAAGGGGGCATTTCCCCTTCATCATTACTGGGGGCCATTTGCTTCCAAGAGATCGAGTCGATGGATCGTAAAAGCAATTATGAATGTTATGGGGAACGAGAGGCCAGATCTGCTGTATGCATATCTACCTCATCTTGATTATGTGCTTCAAAGATCTGGTCCGGATTCAACCGTGAGCAAAAAGGCATTTATCGAGGTATATTCTCTTATTGGCGAACTTTTACGCGCTGCACAGAAGGAAAAATACCGGGTTATTCTCTTCGGAGATTACCCCGTCACTCCTGCAAATACGGTCGTATTTCCCAACATTGTATTGAAAAAGGCCGGTTTACTAAAGACGCGCTCTGTACAGGGCATGCAGTATCCTGATTTTTATACGAGTGCAGCATTTAGCGTTGTGGATCATCAGGTAGCCCATGTCTATGTATTTAATCAAAACTTAATAGAAGAAGTAAGATCGCTTTTGACTAAGATGCCCTATATTGATACCATACTGGACGGTACTACCAAAGCTGAAGCCGGGGTTAGCCATACACGAAGCGGAGAGTTGATACTCGTGGCGAAACGAGGCGCATGGTTTGATTACAGGTGGTGGACAGAAGTAAAGGAGGCCCCTGAATATGCCTTCTATGTAGATATACATAATAAACCCGGGTATGACCCCTGTGAATTATTTTGGGGATGGCCGCCTTTTATATCTCAAAATCCATCGAGGATTAAAGGAACTCACGGCCGTGTTGATGAAAATGAACCAATTTTCTATGCATCTGATAGAGAATTGCCAGGCAATCCTGTCACCTTGATGGATCTTTCCTTAAGTATAAAAAGCCTTCTCGATGTAAGGGTAAATTGGGAAGAGAAGCTGCATCCATTACCATGCGAATAG
- a CDS encoding UbiA family prenyltransferase, with the protein MKNREVFYHVETLHSWLELVRLPNLFTVPGDILVGTFLAGIAKNELPVIFPVIIISLSLYISGLILNDYADYEIDKEERPLRPMPSGRICPKTALAVSSILIGMALLISFLISENNLLPFFAIQRTWVFTIVLLLVMFILLYNKLARRIPWLSFIIMGLCRGLNVLLGAAIVTNSFHGKILYGAGIETLYIVSVSSIAYSEMKRPPAFVMCWLPLISLLTLGVILCITGISLLKMCAFFITFVWIFYILGHIRYYREQIPARIGDLIRSLLLIQCTLITIVMEPQQRYYHFFLIAFLLLLFFTSGLVSRKFYSS; encoded by the coding sequence ATGAAAAACAGAGAAGTATTTTATCACGTTGAGACCTTACACAGTTGGTTAGAGCTTGTTCGCCTTCCAAATCTTTTTACTGTGCCCGGGGATATTTTGGTTGGGACTTTCCTTGCTGGTATTGCCAAAAATGAACTCCCTGTTATTTTTCCCGTGATTATTATTTCATTATCCTTATATATTTCAGGTTTAATTCTGAATGATTATGCCGATTATGAAATAGATAAAGAAGAAAGACCGTTACGCCCGATGCCCTCCGGGCGGATATGTCCGAAGACAGCGCTTGCTGTATCCTCAATCTTAATAGGGATGGCGTTGCTTATCAGTTTTCTGATAAGTGAAAATAATCTTTTACCATTTTTTGCCATTCAAAGGACATGGGTTTTTACCATTGTGTTGCTTCTGGTAATGTTTATCCTTCTCTATAATAAGCTTGCCAGGAGAATTCCCTGGTTAAGTTTTATAATCATGGGATTGTGCCGGGGGTTAAATGTTCTTTTAGGTGCTGCTATTGTTACCAACTCCTTTCATGGTAAGATATTGTATGGCGCAGGAATAGAAACACTTTACATCGTATCGGTCAGTTCTATTGCATATAGTGAAATGAAGAGACCTCCAGCTTTTGTGATGTGTTGGTTGCCGCTTATCTCTCTCTTAACCCTTGGGGTGATCTTGTGTATTACAGGAATTTCCCTGCTAAAGATGTGTGCGTTCTTTATAACCTTTGTATGGATTTTTTATATCCTTGGGCATATACGATATTATCGTGAACAGATTCCTGCAAGAATAGGAGATTTAATCCGTAGTTTACTCCTGATTCAATGTACCCTTATAACGATAGTTATGGAACCTCAACAGAGATACTACCACTTTTTCCTTATAGCGTTTTTACTTTTGCTCTTCTTTACCTCCGGGCTGGTATCAAGAAAATTTTATAGCAGTTAA
- a CDS encoding TatD family hydrolase has product MYIIEPHIHMYSRITDDYQAMYKAGIRVVVEPSFWLGSHRRYAGSFFDYFHLILEFETVRASRFGIDHYCCISCNPKEAENKKLTDEVLSGIDEYLDHPRCIGIGEIGLNTITENEIYAFRRQLIIAEERTMPVIVHLPHIRKAEGAKIIVDIIKAEGVNQRRIEIDHNTEETMSITRNTECFTGLTVYPYSKLNPRRVSHIVRKYGAGRMIINGSADWGVSDPLSLPKTIEFLRNDGYREETLKRLFHDNAHEFYSQSPKWKPNYHIEPIPVSYYQR; this is encoded by the coding sequence ATGTATATCATTGAACCTCATATTCACATGTATTCAAGAATTACTGATGATTATCAGGCAATGTACAAGGCTGGTATACGGGTGGTTGTAGAACCATCATTCTGGCTTGGTTCTCATCGTCGTTATGCGGGCAGTTTTTTCGATTATTTCCATCTCATTTTAGAATTTGAAACAGTACGCGCCAGCCGTTTTGGAATAGATCATTATTGCTGTATATCGTGTAATCCCAAAGAAGCTGAAAATAAAAAACTGACAGACGAAGTGCTCTCCGGAATCGATGAGTATCTGGATCATCCGCGATGTATTGGAATAGGCGAGATAGGACTTAATACGATTACCGAAAATGAGATCTATGCCTTCCGTCGGCAGCTTATCATTGCGGAAGAAAGAACTATGCCGGTAATAGTTCATTTACCTCACATCAGGAAGGCAGAAGGTGCAAAGATTATCGTAGATATCATAAAGGCTGAAGGTGTAAACCAAAGGAGAATAGAAATTGACCATAATACAGAAGAGACCATGAGTATTACGCGGAATACAGAGTGCTTTACCGGGCTTACCGTATATCCCTATTCCAAACTGAATCCACGACGTGTATCACATATCGTGAGGAAATATGGAGCAGGGCGCATGATTATAAATGGCAGCGCGGATTGGGGTGTTTCTGATCCGTTATCTTTACCGAAGACTATAGAATTTTTACGAAACGATGGTTATAGGGAAGAAACTCTTAAACGGCTCTTTCATGATAATGCGCATGAATTTTATAGCCAGTCGCCAAAGTGGAAGCCAAATTATCATATCGAACCTATTCCCGTTTCGTACTATCAGAGGTAA
- a CDS encoding glycosyltransferase has translation MTVSVSVILPTFRRDELLQRCLTSLFAQEYEPSSYEIIVVDDAQRQETQKLVEREKTQRDFPSLRYIPAGNTRGPAAARNCGWRAATGDIVAFTDDDCIPSPTWLKAGVAAFTKGVVGVSGKIIVPIPPVPTDYEYTISRLEHSEFVTANCFYLRDVMRLVGGFDEKFTAAWREDADLFFTLLKKNVKLVYAREAVVIHPVRYAPWGISLREHKKCMFNALLYKKHPVLYRQRIQQLPPWDYYSIVCASILLPFSILYNLESVTIGLLSVWMLMTGRFFFKRVRKTSHSFIHIAEMAVTSVMIPFLAVFWRIYGAIKFRVFFL, from the coding sequence ATGACTGTTTCTGTTTCCGTTATACTACCGACATTCAGACGGGATGAATTATTGCAGCGTTGTCTGACAAGCCTTTTTGCTCAGGAATATGAACCTTCTTCTTATGAAATTATTGTCGTGGACGATGCCCAGAGACAGGAAACCCAAAAGCTTGTTGAAAGAGAAAAAACCCAAAGAGATTTTCCCTCCCTTCGCTATATTCCTGCCGGCAATACCCGTGGTCCTGCTGCCGCCAGAAATTGTGGTTGGCGGGCTGCAACCGGCGATATCGTTGCTTTTACTGATGATGATTGTATTCCTTCACCAACATGGCTCAAGGCTGGGGTAGCTGCTTTTACGAAAGGAGTGGTGGGTGTATCGGGGAAAATTATCGTTCCGATTCCACCCGTTCCTACCGATTATGAATATACTATTTCCAGGCTTGAACACTCTGAATTTGTTACCGCAAACTGTTTTTATCTGCGGGATGTAATGCGCCTGGTAGGGGGATTTGATGAAAAATTTACTGCTGCATGGAGAGAGGATGCCGATTTATTTTTTACCTTACTAAAAAAAAATGTAAAGCTGGTGTATGCCAGAGAGGCAGTAGTTATCCACCCGGTAAGGTATGCGCCATGGGGGATTAGTCTTCGGGAACACAAGAAATGTATGTTTAATGCATTACTCTACAAAAAACATCCGGTGTTGTATCGCCAACGCATACAGCAATTACCGCCGTGGGATTATTATAGTATTGTTTGTGCCTCAATTCTTCTCCCTTTTAGTATTCTCTATAACTTAGAGTCTGTGACCATTGGCTTACTGAGTGTCTGGATGCTGATGACAGGGAGATTTTTTTTTAAACGGGTACGAAAAACATCTCACTCTTTTATCCATATAGCTGAGATGGCAGTTACATCGGTTATGATACCATTTCTTGCTGTTTTCTGGCGTATCTATGGAGCAATAAAGTTCCGTGTGTTCTTTTTGTAA
- a CDS encoding carbamoyltransferase yields the protein MYTLGINAAYHDSAACLVKNGKVIAASEEERFTGIKHGKRPIPFSTYELPFHAIDYCLKEARLILSEVDHIAYSYNPFLLLKENGRNAVITLPLEPSAHKVSESWGSPWDPLFISSIINAPRQLVDGVPYHLKERFRKTHIDGPYAWHFIDHHTAHAASAFFASPFRSAAVLTLDGRGEKTTTSYSIGTDCRLERLGEVTMPHSLGLFYEQMTTYLGFQHSSDEYKVMALASYGKPVYADEFRKIIQVKDHGQYTIEQPSLEKLFGPARKRGGPLHQYHYDIASSLQTVLEETVLHIVHWLQKKTGEDNLCMAGGVALNCVMNAYLRDRGPFKHVWVQPAAGDAGTALGAALWTDALMRKKFQGKRDYIMEHTYLGPGYSDYEIKEFLSWSKLHHRKLSNIAEEVTALLIQDKVIGWFQGRMEFGPRALGARSIIASPMKACMQARLNEIKDREDFRPVAPVVLEEEASNWFINGGISPFMTFVHSVRPEKADFIPAVCHIDGSARIQTIKREYNPAYYDLIHAFKMHTGVPILINTSFNTRGKPIVCTPRDAVECFWTSPLDALVIGSYLLEKPKERK from the coding sequence ATGTATACCCTCGGAATTAATGCTGCGTATCATGATTCTGCAGCATGTCTTGTTAAAAATGGAAAAGTTATAGCTGCATCTGAGGAGGAACGGTTTACCGGAATAAAACATGGAAAACGTCCAATTCCATTTTCAACATATGAACTTCCCTTTCATGCAATTGATTATTGCCTGAAAGAGGCAAGACTTATCCTCTCAGAAGTGGATCATATTGCTTATTCGTACAACCCATTCCTGCTGTTGAAAGAAAACGGCAGGAATGCAGTAATAACCTTACCGCTCGAACCGAGCGCACATAAGGTATCTGAATCATGGGGATCTCCATGGGACCCTCTTTTTATCTCATCAATTATAAATGCTCCCCGTCAGCTTGTGGATGGAGTTCCTTATCATTTGAAAGAGCGTTTTAGAAAAACCCATATCGATGGGCCGTATGCATGGCATTTTATAGACCATCATACCGCACATGCCGCAAGTGCTTTTTTTGCATCGCCTTTTCGTAGTGCAGCCGTGTTAACACTCGATGGAAGAGGAGAAAAGACAACAACCAGTTATAGTATCGGCACCGATTGCAGACTTGAGCGTTTGGGAGAAGTTACTATGCCTCATTCTCTCGGTCTTTTTTACGAACAGATGACAACATACCTCGGTTTTCAGCATTCCTCCGATGAATACAAAGTCATGGCGCTTGCATCATACGGTAAGCCGGTTTACGCAGATGAATTTCGTAAAATCATACAAGTTAAAGATCATGGTCAATATACGATCGAGCAGCCATCTTTAGAGAAACTTTTTGGACCGGCGAGAAAGCGGGGAGGACCACTTCATCAGTATCATTATGATATTGCAAGCTCTCTTCAGACAGTTCTTGAAGAAACGGTATTACATATTGTTCATTGGTTACAGAAGAAAACCGGTGAAGATAACCTGTGCATGGCCGGAGGTGTAGCCCTCAATTGTGTAATGAATGCTTATCTGCGTGATAGGGGGCCTTTTAAACATGTGTGGGTCCAACCAGCAGCCGGCGATGCAGGTACAGCCCTTGGCGCAGCATTATGGACAGATGCACTCATGAGGAAAAAGTTCCAGGGTAAAAGAGATTATATTATGGAACATACCTATCTCGGTCCCGGCTACAGTGACTATGAGATTAAGGAGTTTCTCTCCTGGTCGAAACTTCATCACCGCAAATTATCAAATATTGCAGAAGAAGTCACGGCTCTGCTTATTCAGGATAAGGTGATTGGCTGGTTTCAGGGAAGGATGGAATTTGGACCACGAGCCCTTGGCGCCCGTTCAATCATAGCTTCGCCCATGAAAGCATGTATGCAAGCCCGCTTGAATGAGATAAAGGATAGAGAAGATTTCAGGCCTGTCGCGCCTGTAGTACTTGAGGAAGAGGCATCGAACTGGTTTATCAACGGAGGAATCTCTCCCTTTATGACCTTTGTGCACAGTGTACGGCCTGAGAAGGCGGATTTCATACCTGCCGTGTGCCATATTGATGGATCTGCGCGTATTCAGACGATTAAGCGGGAGTACAACCCAGCGTATTACGATCTCATCCATGCATTTAAAATGCATACGGGAGTGCCTATCCTGATTAATACATCATTTAACACCCGTGGCAAGCCAATTGTATGTACTCCACGTGATGCCGTAGAATGTTTTTGGACTTCGCCACTAGATGCCCTGGTTATCGGCTCATATTTGCTGGAGAAACCGAAGGAAAGAAAATGA
- a CDS encoding glycosyltransferase family 9 protein, with product MIIHDWDTCKNILCVRLDNIGDVLMTTPAIRALKESCAGRKITLLASSSGAKLSGLIPEIDNVIIYDAPWIKATAPAHNSKFEYTMVECLRQGRFDAAIIFTVYTQNPLPSAFLCYLADIPLRLAYCHENPYQLLTHWLPDPEPKQYTRHEVRRQLDLVAAIGCHTADERISLFVPFQARAKVLTILREINREKKQPWVVMHTGASAPSRRYPPESFAAVARCFAEETGSLLILTGSESEQELVHTIQNMIGVPSYSLAGKLNFSELSALISCSSLLISNNTAPVHVASALGVPVVDLYALTNPQHTPWKVPHHVLFHDVPCKYCYKSICPEVHHNCLRLLSPGTVVSAACELLREGVGQSREVL from the coding sequence ATGATTATACATGACTGGGATACTTGTAAAAACATTCTCTGTGTAAGGCTCGATAATATTGGGGATGTACTTATGACAACCCCGGCAATTCGCGCTCTTAAGGAATCTTGCGCTGGGCGTAAAATCACGCTTCTGGCTTCTTCATCAGGCGCAAAATTATCGGGGTTGATTCCTGAGATAGACAATGTCATCATATACGACGCACCCTGGATAAAAGCTACGGCTCCGGCTCACAACAGCAAATTTGAATACACCATGGTTGAGTGTTTGAGACAGGGCAGGTTTGATGCTGCGATTATTTTTACGGTATATACCCAAAACCCGCTGCCATCGGCTTTCTTATGTTATCTGGCAGATATCCCACTCCGTCTTGCCTATTGCCATGAGAATCCTTATCAACTTCTTACGCATTGGCTGCCTGATCCTGAACCGAAACAATATACCCGTCATGAGGTCCGGCGTCAGCTCGATCTCGTTGCAGCAATTGGCTGCCATACCGCCGATGAACGGATCTCCCTTTTCGTGCCGTTCCAGGCACGGGCTAAGGTTCTCACCATTCTCAGGGAAATAAACAGGGAGAAAAAACAGCCATGGGTAGTAATGCATACCGGTGCCAGCGCGCCATCACGTAGATATCCACCTGAAAGTTTTGCTGCCGTTGCCCGATGTTTTGCCGAAGAAACGGGTTCTCTGCTTATTTTGACGGGATCAGAATCAGAACAGGAGCTTGTTCATACTATTCAAAACATGATAGGTGTGCCCTCGTATTCCCTTGCTGGTAAACTGAATTTTAGTGAGCTTTCGGCGCTGATATCATGTTCGTCGCTCTTGATTTCAAATAACACAGCGCCCGTGCATGTGGCTTCTGCATTAGGTGTACCTGTGGTTGACTTGTATGCACTTACGAATCCGCAGCATACACCGTGGAAAGTTCCTCATCATGTGTTGTTTCACGATGTGCCTTGCAAATACTGCTACAAGAGCATTTGTCCGGAAGTACATCATAATTGCTTAAGATTATTATCTCCAGGTACTGTGGTAAGCGCTGCCTGTGAATTATTGAGAGAAGGAGTCGGGCAATCCCGGGAGGTATTATAG